In Chloroflexota bacterium, a single genomic region encodes these proteins:
- the larB gene encoding nickel pincer cofactor biosynthesis protein LarB, whose protein sequence is MTYNTNRDREGMTLAGALDDLWRNILIAVEQIEGMGLGSGSQMNLDFRREARKGVPEVIMAGNKRPEQIVESARSFLTANGRALISRVDSELLALLQKEFAEYCIDAYPVSGMVVLRQVPRQVEKSGGRVGIITAGTSDVAVAEQAQIIASEMGCEVLTAYDVGVAGLHRLFRPLKAMLEASVDVLIVAAGMDGALPSVVAGLVDIPVIGLPVSTGYGLGGGGVTALLSMLQTCSPGLAVVNIDNGIGAGAIAALIANRVARARGQSSGQQTKNGSS, encoded by the coding sequence TTGACGTATAATACCAATAGAGACAGAGAGGGGATGACCTTGGCCGGTGCATTGGATGATCTGTGGAGGAACATTTTGATCGCTGTTGAGCAAATAGAGGGGATGGGCCTTGGGTCTGGGTCCCAGATGAACCTCGATTTCAGGCGCGAGGCTAGAAAGGGTGTTCCGGAGGTCATAATGGCCGGTAACAAGCGCCCGGAGCAGATCGTTGAAAGCGCGCGCTCATTCTTAACCGCCAATGGTCGGGCGTTGATCAGTCGGGTAGACTCGGAGCTTCTCGCCCTGCTTCAGAAGGAATTTGCCGAATATTGTATCGATGCATATCCCGTTTCAGGGATGGTCGTTTTGCGGCAAGTGCCGCGACAGGTGGAAAAGAGCGGTGGCAGGGTTGGCATCATCACGGCCGGTACCTCTGATGTAGCGGTGGCTGAGCAGGCGCAGATTATCGCTAGTGAGATGGGTTGTGAGGTCTTAACTGCCTACGATGTGGGGGTAGCTGGCCTCCACCGGCTATTTCGCCCTTTGAAAGCAATGCTGGAGGCTTCGGTAGATGTCCTAATAGTGGCGGCTGGGATGGATGGTGCCCTTCCATCGGTGGTGGCCGGGCTAGTTGATATACCGGTAATTGGACTACCCGTTTCCACAGGTTATGGACTCGGCGGTGGAGGCGTGACGGCCTTGCTCTCAATGTTGCAAACCTGTTCGCCTGGCTTGGCCGTGGTGAATATTGATAATGGTATCGGAGCCGGGGCTATCGCCGCCCTGATCGCCAATCGAGTGGCCAGGGCACGGGGCCAATCCTCTGGCCAACAAACGAAGAATGGATCGTCTTAA
- the larC gene encoding nickel pincer cofactor biosynthesis protein LarC, with protein MIAYFDCYSGISGDMCLAALLDAGVPADVLRAALSNLELGGYELTVGKVVKGGLQGTQVCVRVPGEQAHPHRHLADILELIDRSNLEIRIKERSGRIFQQLAKAEAMVHGISPEEVHFHEVGAVDAIIDVVGTAICLDLLGVESVYASSLPLGSGRVKCDHGILPVPSPAVLELVRAAGAPVSPGGAEVEIVTPTGAAILCELATFSQPLMRVEKIGYGFGQKELSWPNALRVWLGEPLADARKQDKIILIEANIDDMSPELLGYTMERLFALGALDVYFTPIQMKKNRPGVKLSVLAAPEMAGELAEKILTETTTLGVRYAEFQRLKAMRWQEKVDTPWGPVGVKVKSWANKISRTPEYEDCRKIALEHGLLLEEVYRIVQERALRSQQDG; from the coding sequence ATGATTGCTTATTTTGACTGCTATTCAGGTATAAGTGGCGATATGTGCTTGGCGGCCCTATTGGATGCGGGGGTGCCGGCGGATGTCTTACGGGCGGCCTTAAGCAATCTGGAGCTGGGTGGCTATGAGCTGACAGTGGGGAAGGTTGTGAAGGGCGGCTTGCAGGGGACGCAGGTCTGTGTTAGGGTGCCAGGGGAGCAGGCGCATCCTCATCGCCATCTGGCCGATATTCTTGAATTGATCGACCGTAGCAATCTGGAGATACGGATCAAGGAAAGAAGCGGCCGTATTTTTCAACAGTTAGCCAAGGCGGAGGCGATGGTTCATGGTATCAGCCCGGAGGAGGTACATTTTCACGAGGTTGGCGCGGTTGATGCCATCATTGATGTTGTTGGCACGGCCATCTGCCTGGATCTCCTGGGAGTCGAGTCGGTCTATGCCTCATCTTTGCCCCTGGGCTCTGGCAGGGTTAAGTGCGACCACGGCATCTTGCCTGTGCCGTCTCCAGCCGTTTTAGAGCTGGTAAGGGCAGCTGGGGCGCCCGTCTCGCCCGGTGGGGCGGAGGTCGAGATCGTGACCCCCACCGGCGCGGCTATCCTCTGCGAATTGGCTACCTTCTCTCAACCATTGATGCGGGTGGAGAAGATAGGCTACGGATTTGGGCAGAAGGAACTGTCCTGGCCGAACGCCTTACGTGTCTGGCTGGGAGAGCCGCTAGCGGACGCTCGAAAGCAGGACAAGATCATCCTGATCGAGGCCAATATCGACGATATGAGCCCTGAGCTCCTGGGCTACACGATGGAAAGGCTGTTCGCTCTGGGGGCGCTCGATGTCTACTTCACCCCCATTCAGATGAAGAAAAATCGACCAGGAGTCAAGTTAAGTGTGCTCGCGGCTCCGGAGATGGCTGGTGAGCTGGCTGAAAAAATATTAACAGAGACAACCACGCTGGGTGTGCGCTACGCTGAATTTCAGCGGCTGAAGGCGATGCGTTGGCAAGAGAAGGTAGATACACCCTGGGGTCCTGTTGGAGTGAAAGTAAAGTCGTGGGCGAACAAGATCAGCCGTACTCCAGAATATGAAGATTGTCGAAAGATAGCCCTTGAGCACGGTTTGCTCTTAGAAGAGGTTTATCGTATTGTTCAAGAGAGGGCTCTACGCAGTCAACAGGATGGATGA
- the ppdK gene encoding pyruvate, phosphate dikinase, giving the protein MTKKWVYSFSEGNAAMRDLLGGKGAGVSEMTNAGLPVPPGFTITTEACNEYYARDGRFPEGMWEQALEALREVEKQTGKRFGDPHNPLLVSVRSGAKFSMPGMMDTVLNLGLNDETIQGLIRLTGNARFGYDAYRRFMQMFGKIVLGIEGEKFESILENQKKSVGAKFDTDLTAEDLQQIVLAFKRLVKEEIGEEFPSDPYEQLRRAIEAVFRSWNNKRAIDYRNFHKIPHDLGTAVNVQTMVFGNIGDRSGTGVAFTRDPRTGEKKLYGEYLLNAQGEDVVAGIRTPQPIAVMAKEMPQVYQQFATIAERLERHYRDVQDLEFTVEAGKLWMLQTRAGKRTAQAAVKIAVDMAEEGLISKHEAVQRVETAQIEQLLHRRIDPNAVVQVIARGLNASPGAASGKAIFDADLAEQLGKSGEKVILVRPETNPDDVHGMLVAQGILTARGGATSHAAVVARGLGKPCVAGCEAIKIDLNAKMLSVNGVTIQEGDTISINGSTGEVILGQVPLIEPEMSPELRKLLSWADGIRRLQVWANADYPRDALKARENGAQGIGLCRTEHMFFEEERLPHVQQMILAAAEATAIDNELAKLREEVKTVSPDKKEAAEESLRQAEQKREASKAWHTYHEALDRLLEFQKEDFKGIFRAMAGLPVVIRLLDPPLHEFLPSYEDLLVETTELRLNKANPQLLKEKETFLKAVAGMREMNPMLGLRGCRLGLIYPAINVMQVKAILRAAYEVQKEGIEVHPEIMIPLVGHVNELRVVREQLVTVAREVEQTVGTKLSYKFGTMIEIPRAALTADQIAEYAEFFSFGTNDLTQTVFGFSRDDAEGKFLLQYVERNILPENPFQVLDHNGVGKLMKMGVELGRKTRPDLEVGICGEHGGDPSSIEFCHQIGLNYVSASPYRVPVARLAAAHVALASVERDR; this is encoded by the coding sequence ATGACAAAGAAATGGGTTTATTCCTTTAGTGAAGGAAACGCCGCTATGCGTGACTTGCTCGGAGGCAAAGGGGCTGGGGTATCAGAGATGACCAACGCCGGCCTACCTGTGCCACCAGGGTTCACTATTACGACCGAGGCTTGTAATGAATACTATGCCCGCGATGGGCGATTTCCGGAAGGGATGTGGGAGCAAGCCCTCGAAGCCCTGCGGGAGGTAGAGAAACAGACAGGAAAAAGATTTGGTGACCCCCATAACCCTCTATTGGTCTCCGTCCGCTCTGGAGCAAAGTTCTCCATGCCAGGGATGATGGATACCGTATTAAACCTGGGCCTCAATGATGAGACCATCCAGGGATTGATTCGACTGACCGGGAATGCTCGCTTCGGTTATGATGCTTACAGACGCTTCATGCAAATGTTCGGAAAGATCGTCCTTGGCATCGAGGGGGAGAAGTTCGAATCTATCCTGGAAAATCAGAAGAAGAGCGTCGGGGCTAAGTTTGATACTGATCTTACCGCCGAGGATCTACAACAGATAGTTCTCGCTTTCAAGCGTTTAGTTAAGGAGGAAATAGGAGAGGAGTTTCCCTCTGATCCTTATGAACAGCTCCGCAGGGCCATTGAGGCTGTCTTCCGTTCCTGGAATAATAAGCGCGCTATCGATTACCGTAACTTCCACAAGATTCCCCACGACCTGGGCACAGCGGTGAATGTTCAAACGATGGTCTTCGGCAACATAGGCGATCGTTCTGGCACCGGCGTCGCTTTCACCCGTGACCCGCGCACCGGAGAGAAGAAACTTTACGGGGAGTACCTCCTGAACGCCCAGGGTGAGGATGTAGTCGCCGGTATCCGGACGCCTCAGCCGATCGCCGTGATGGCCAAGGAGATGCCCCAGGTTTACCAACAGTTTGCCACGATCGCCGAGCGCTTGGAACGACATTATCGAGATGTGCAAGATCTGGAGTTCACTGTTGAGGCTGGCAAGCTCTGGATGTTACAGACAAGGGCTGGAAAGCGCACAGCGCAGGCAGCTGTAAAGATCGCCGTGGATATGGCCGAGGAAGGGCTTATCTCTAAGCATGAGGCCGTGCAGCGTGTAGAGACAGCGCAGATAGAGCAGCTACTCCATCGACGCATTGACCCCAATGCCGTTGTGCAGGTAATTGCCAGAGGGTTGAATGCCTCGCCAGGGGCGGCCAGCGGTAAGGCCATCTTTGATGCCGATTTAGCCGAACAGTTGGGTAAGTCCGGCGAGAAGGTAATCCTCGTTCGTCCAGAAACCAACCCGGATGACGTTCACGGTATGCTGGTAGCCCAGGGCATCTTGACCGCACGGGGAGGAGCAACCAGTCACGCCGCGGTCGTGGCGCGAGGCTTGGGTAAACCCTGCGTGGCTGGCTGTGAAGCGATCAAGATTGATCTGAACGCCAAAATGCTTTCAGTCAATGGGGTCACCATACAAGAAGGGGATACTATCTCCATCAATGGGAGCACCGGTGAGGTGATCCTCGGCCAGGTCCCGCTGATCGAGCCCGAGATGAGCCCAGAGCTACGGAAGTTGCTCTCTTGGGCCGATGGAATTAGGCGTTTGCAGGTCTGGGCCAACGCTGATTACCCACGAGATGCCCTGAAAGCCAGGGAGAATGGCGCTCAGGGGATCGGACTCTGCCGTACGGAGCACATGTTCTTCGAAGAGGAGCGTTTGCCTCACGTTCAACAGATGATCCTCGCCGCTGCGGAGGCAACAGCGATCGATAACGAGCTGGCTAAGTTGCGTGAGGAAGTGAAGACAGTTTCTCCGGATAAGAAAGAGGCTGCGGAAGAAAGTCTACGTCAAGCCGAGCAGAAACGTGAGGCATCGAAAGCCTGGCATACCTACCATGAGGCGCTTGATCGACTACTGGAGTTTCAAAAGGAGGATTTTAAGGGCATCTTCCGCGCCATGGCTGGGCTGCCTGTAGTTATCCGCCTGCTAGACCCGCCTCTTCACGAATTCCTGCCCAGCTACGAGGATCTATTGGTGGAAACGACAGAGCTGCGTCTCAACAAGGCTAATCCCCAGCTGTTGAAGGAGAAGGAAACCTTCTTGAAAGCAGTAGCAGGAATGCGCGAAATGAACCCCATGCTTGGGTTGCGAGGCTGCCGACTGGGCTTGATCTACCCGGCCATAAATGTGATGCAGGTAAAAGCCATCCTTAGAGCAGCCTACGAGGTCCAGAAGGAGGGTATAGAGGTCCATCCAGAGATAATGATCCCCCTGGTTGGACACGTCAATGAACTGCGGGTAGTACGGGAGCAGTTGGTGACAGTAGCGAGGGAGGTGGAGCAAACAGTGGGGACGAAGCTCTCTTATAAGTTTGGAACGATGATTGAGATACCCCGCGCTGCCCTGACGGCCGATCAGATCGCTGAATATGCTGAATTCTTTAGCTTCGGGACGAACGATCTAACTCAGACCGTCTTTGGTTTCAGTAGAGATGACGCTGAAGGGAAATTCCTTCTCCAATACGTTGAGCGCAATATCCTGCCCGAGAATCCATTCCAGGTACTGGATCATAATGGGGTGGGCAAACTGATGAAGATGGGCGTGGAGTTAGGACGTAAGACCAGGCCTGATCTTGAGGTGGGCATCTGCGGTGAGCATGGTGGTGACCCCAGCTCGATCGAATTTTGCCACCAGATAGGACTCAATTACGTCAGTGCTTCGCCCTATCGGGTGCCGGTCGCCAGGCTCGCAGCCGCCCACGTCGCGCTAGCTTCGGTCGAAAGGGACAGATAG
- a CDS encoding deoxyguanosinetriphosphate triphosphohydrolase, producing MMIHSDIRFRIEESERRLSPCAAKSRFSRGRLTPEEPSPVRAEFQRDRDRLIHSKSFRRLKHKTQVFIAPLGDHYVTRLTHTLEVAQIARTIARALNLNEDLTEAIATGHDLGHTPFGHAGEETLNRIYQDGFHHNEQSLRVVDLLEKNGQGLNLTWEVRDGILRHSKARDSVVAEAWGVARTIEGQIVKIADSIAYVNHDIGDAIRAGLITDKDLPARSVAILGQTHAERINNVVCNIIETSWDMVRSGEDSAHQTQAEYAETRRFIEDLADQNKPLVQMGERVLEALDELREFMFQKVYIDSAAKEEVDKAQQLVETLYGHFCKHPEQLPQELQANPRGEPIERIVCDYVSGMTDWYALRVFEEIYVPRLWSVPSSPLDLKGRL from the coding sequence ATGATGATTCATTCCGACATCCGCTTCCGCATCGAAGAGAGCGAGAGGCGGTTATCACCATGCGCGGCCAAGAGTCGATTCAGCCGTGGGCGGCTTACACCTGAGGAGCCATCCCCTGTTCGGGCGGAGTTTCAGCGTGATCGGGATCGTCTTATCCATTCGAAGTCCTTCCGCCGTCTAAAGCATAAGACACAGGTCTTTATCGCTCCACTGGGTGACCATTATGTCACCCGTTTGACCCATACGCTAGAAGTGGCCCAAATCGCCCGTACCATCGCCCGGGCGTTGAACCTCAATGAGGACCTTACCGAGGCCATAGCTACAGGACACGATTTGGGCCATACCCCTTTTGGGCACGCCGGCGAGGAGACGCTGAATCGCATCTACCAGGATGGTTTTCATCACAATGAGCAGAGTTTACGGGTAGTCGATCTTCTGGAGAAGAATGGCCAGGGCTTGAATTTGACCTGGGAAGTGCGCGATGGCATCCTACGCCATTCTAAAGCACGAGATAGCGTTGTGGCCGAGGCCTGGGGTGTAGCACGCACCATCGAAGGGCAGATCGTCAAGATCGCCGACAGTATCGCCTATGTTAACCACGACATAGGCGACGCCATTCGCGCCGGACTGATTACCGACAAAGATTTGCCAGCTAGAAGTGTGGCCATTCTGGGCCAAACGCATGCGGAGCGGATCAATAATGTCGTTTGCAATATCATCGAGACAAGTTGGGATATGGTCAGATCCGGCGAAGATAGCGCCCACCAAACACAGGCAGAGTACGCAGAGACCAGACGGTTTATCGAGGACTTGGCAGATCAGAATAAACCACTGGTTCAAATGGGCGAGCGAGTATTGGAAGCCCTGGACGAACTACGCGAATTCATGTTCCAAAAAGTATATATTGATTCAGCCGCTAAGGAGGAGGTAGATAAGGCTCAACAATTGGTGGAGACGCTTTATGGTCACTTTTGTAAGCATCCGGAGCAGTTGCCTCAGGAGTTGCAAGCGAATCCTAGGGGCGAACCCATTGAACGAATCGTCTGCGACTATGTTTCGGGAATGACCGACTGGTATGCGTTGAGGGTCTTTGAAGAAATATATGTCCCCAGATTGTGGTCAGTTCCCAGTTCCCCACTTGATCTGAAAGGCAGATTGTAG
- the alaS gene encoding alanine--tRNA ligase, giving the protein MLSAEIRRTFLEFFAEKGHLIIPSSSLIPEGDPTLLLTNAGMVQVKPYFMGEIAPPHQRLASVQKCFRTSDIESVGNERSLTFFEMLGNFSVGDYFKGEAIAFAWELVTQRFHMPVDRLWVTIHPEDNEAYQLWQELTPLPAERIVRLEENWWGPAGETGPCGPDSELYLDRGAGLGCGRPDCKPGCSCERFLEFWNLVFMQYYQDERGQRTLLPKKHIDTGLGIERVAMLLQGRASVYETDLFAPLIQKAADLTRVRYGSDPRQDFSLRVIADHSRAITFLVADGVLPSNEGRGYILRRVLRRAIRHGRLLGLQQPFLVETAETVIALMQHAYPEMSQRREFILTVIALEEERFNQTLGMGLTVLDEVIRETKAQGWSVIPGERAFRIYDTYGFPKELTVEVAVEHGLGVDLEGFEQAMEHQRETARAAHKFSLARKEEWEAYQALGDVQTKFVGYEQLELLTQIVALLIDGALVDTASAGEELEIVLRETPFYPESGGQVGDTGLIQGDGGRAEIEDTQRPKPGLIVHRGRVVEGQLQIGDVVLAQVAQQRRHDIAAHHTATHLLQWALRNVLGSHVHQSGSLVLPDHLRFDFSHPRPLSEQELDSIEDLINQKIREDTVIGAAETSYAQAIASGAIALFGEKYSDIVRMVKVGDYSLELCGGTHVQQTGEIGYCHLISEVGIGTGLRRIEAVAGRAAQQYASERLHLLERLERRLQTDDVESKVETLLAELQSQQRQIVQLQRSLALKQVEALLGLAEDVDGIKVVAAKVDAASMEILREMGDMLREQLGTSVVVLGTVIGRKPSFVAMVSPDLPLHAGQLLKQVAAIVGGSGGGRADMAQAGGKDVSKMQEALRLVSKLVRNQRH; this is encoded by the coding sequence ATGTTAAGCGCTGAAATTAGGAGGACCTTCCTCGAGTTCTTTGCAGAGAAGGGACATTTGATTATCCCTAGCTCGTCGCTAATACCGGAGGGTGACCCTACCTTGCTCCTTACTAATGCAGGAATGGTGCAGGTAAAACCATACTTCATGGGCGAAATCGCACCACCGCATCAGCGCCTCGCTTCCGTGCAGAAGTGTTTTCGCACCAGCGATATCGAGTCGGTGGGCAATGAAAGAAGCCTGACCTTCTTTGAAATGCTGGGCAATTTCTCGGTAGGTGATTATTTCAAGGGTGAAGCCATCGCTTTTGCCTGGGAGCTGGTTACCCAACGTTTTCACATGCCGGTGGATAGGCTTTGGGTAACCATCCACCCGGAGGACAATGAGGCCTACCAATTGTGGCAAGAACTGACGCCGTTGCCTGCGGAACGCATCGTGCGACTCGAAGAAAATTGGTGGGGGCCGGCGGGTGAAACTGGGCCGTGCGGACCTGACTCTGAATTGTATCTTGACCGGGGAGCAGGACTCGGGTGTGGTCGTCCTGATTGTAAGCCCGGCTGTTCTTGCGAGCGATTCCTGGAGTTCTGGAATTTGGTATTTATGCAATACTACCAGGATGAGCGTGGACAGCGAACACTTCTGCCCAAGAAACACATTGATACCGGGCTGGGCATAGAACGGGTGGCGATGTTATTACAGGGCCGTGCCTCTGTCTACGAGACAGACCTGTTTGCTCCCCTCATCCAAAAGGCGGCTGACTTAACGCGGGTACGTTATGGCAGCGATCCTCGCCAGGATTTCTCCCTGCGCGTCATCGCGGATCACAGTCGGGCCATAACCTTTCTTGTGGCCGATGGGGTTTTACCCAGTAATGAGGGGCGCGGCTATATTCTGCGCCGTGTATTGCGCCGAGCGATACGACATGGGCGATTGCTTGGACTTCAGCAGCCATTCCTGGTAGAGACGGCTGAGACGGTTATCGCCCTGATGCAGCATGCCTACCCAGAAATGTCCCAGCGTCGCGAATTCATATTGACCGTAATCGCCCTGGAGGAAGAACGATTCAATCAGACCTTGGGGATGGGCTTAACCGTCCTCGATGAAGTTATTCGTGAGACGAAAGCACAGGGATGGTCGGTTATCCCCGGTGAGAGGGCCTTTAGGATCTATGATACCTACGGCTTCCCCAAGGAGCTGACTGTGGAGGTAGCGGTAGAGCATGGGCTGGGCGTCGACCTGGAAGGCTTCGAGCAGGCGATGGAGCATCAACGGGAAACGGCTCGGGCTGCACATAAGTTCTCGCTGGCTCGAAAGGAAGAATGGGAGGCTTACCAGGCATTGGGGGACGTTCAGACCAAGTTTGTGGGCTACGAACAGTTAGAGTTATTAACTCAGATCGTGGCCCTACTCATTGATGGTGCCCTGGTTGATACAGCCTCAGCTGGTGAGGAATTAGAGATAGTTTTGCGAGAGACCCCATTCTATCCGGAGAGTGGCGGACAAGTCGGCGATACTGGGCTTATTCAGGGTGACGGTGGCCGTGCCGAGATCGAAGATACCCAGCGTCCTAAACCTGGACTAATCGTCCACCGCGGCCGGGTCGTTGAGGGACAGTTGCAGATAGGCGATGTGGTGCTTGCTCAGGTGGCCCAGCAGCGTCGCCACGATATTGCGGCTCATCACACGGCTACCCATCTTCTCCAGTGGGCACTGCGCAATGTTCTTGGCTCCCACGTCCATCAGTCGGGCTCTCTTGTGCTGCCGGACCATCTGCGGTTCGACTTCTCGCACCCGCGGCCATTATCCGAGCAAGAATTAGACAGTATTGAGGATTTGATTAACCAAAAGATTCGCGAGGATACCGTGATAGGTGCCGCTGAGACCAGCTATGCTCAGGCTATCGCCAGTGGGGCTATAGCCCTCTTTGGGGAGAAGTACAGCGATATTGTACGGATGGTGAAAGTCGGTGATTATAGCCTAGAGCTGTGTGGCGGCACCCATGTGCAGCAGACAGGGGAAATCGGTTATTGTCATCTCATCAGTGAGGTGGGCATCGGTACTGGTCTGCGGCGCATAGAGGCCGTGGCTGGACGGGCCGCACAGCAGTATGCTTCCGAACGGCTGCATCTGTTGGAGCGTTTGGAAAGGCGGTTGCAAACAGATGATGTGGAGAGCAAAGTGGAGACCCTGTTGGCTGAATTGCAGAGTCAACAACGACAGATAGTACAGCTCCAAAGGTCCTTGGCCCTGAAGCAGGTGGAGGCGCTCTTGGGCTTGGCTGAGGATGTTGATGGGATAAAGGTGGTGGCAGCCAAGGTGGACGCAGCGAGCATGGAAATACTGCGTGAGATGGGTGATATGCTGCGAGAGCAACTAGGGACGAGCGTCGTCGTTCTGGGGACAGTCATTGGCCGCAAACCGAGCTTTGTGGCCATGGTTTCACCGGATTTGCCCTTGCATGCTGGGCAACTGCTAAAACAGGTAGCGGCCATCGTTGGTGGGAGTGGTGGTGGACGAGCAGATATGGCTCAGGCTGGTGGGAAGGATGTGAGCAAGATGCAGGAGGCATTACGACTGGTGTCTAAACTGGTGAGGAACCAGAGGCATTGA
- a CDS encoding glycine--tRNA ligase produces the protein MVSMDMLVSLCKRRGFIFPSSEIYGGFGSTWDYGPLGVELKRNIKDAWWRAVVQERDDMVGLDASILMHPRVWVASGHVASFADLLVDCKSCKQRFRADDLVEASAITVGISTVNGPQTEEEILAIETAVKGLRCPNCDGELTEPRRFNLMFRTFVGPVEDEANVTYLRPETAQGIFTNFKNVLTVSRRRLPFGIAQIGKAFRNEITPGNFIFRTREFEQMEIEYFVKSGTDEHWHRHWLEERMSWYKRCGLKPENLRLRHHTQDELAHYAKACADIEYKFPFGWAELEGIANRTDFDLRQHSAFSGEELTYFDEESDEHILPYVIEPSAGVDRSVLALLVDAYDEEPDKEGVRIILHLDKQIAPIKVAILPLSKKESLIQVAKQVWSFLRPHFMTAYDDAQSIGRRYRRQDEIGTPYCVTIDFQTLEDQAVTIRDRDTMAQIRVPIAELKQILAAKLAESSCS, from the coding sequence ATGGTTAGTATGGATATGTTGGTCTCATTGTGTAAGCGGCGGGGCTTCATCTTCCCCAGTAGCGAAATCTATGGGGGCTTTGGCAGCACCTGGGATTATGGACCTCTTGGTGTCGAGCTGAAACGCAATATCAAGGATGCTTGGTGGCGGGCAGTGGTACAGGAGCGGGATGATATGGTGGGGCTCGATGCCAGCATCTTGATGCATCCTCGGGTGTGGGTGGCATCTGGCCATGTGGCTAGCTTCGCCGATCTACTGGTAGACTGCAAGTCCTGCAAGCAGCGCTTCCGGGCTGATGATCTGGTCGAGGCCAGTGCTATCACAGTGGGGATCTCAACTGTAAACGGGCCTCAGACTGAGGAAGAGATCCTGGCTATTGAGACAGCTGTTAAGGGATTGCGCTGCCCTAATTGTGATGGCGAGCTCACTGAACCTCGTCGTTTCAATTTGATGTTTCGAACCTTTGTGGGGCCGGTCGAAGACGAAGCCAATGTAACTTACCTGCGCCCAGAAACGGCCCAGGGTATCTTCACTAATTTCAAGAATGTGCTCACGGTGAGTCGCCGCAGATTGCCCTTCGGTATTGCCCAAATCGGCAAGGCCTTTCGCAACGAAATCACTCCCGGTAATTTTATCTTTCGAACACGGGAATTCGAACAAATGGAGATAGAGTACTTCGTCAAATCAGGAACCGATGAGCATTGGCATAGGCATTGGCTCGAGGAGCGGATGAGTTGGTATAAAAGGTGCGGATTAAAGCCAGAAAACCTGCGCTTGCGTCACCACACACAGGACGAACTGGCTCATTACGCTAAGGCATGTGCGGATATCGAGTATAAATTCCCCTTTGGTTGGGCAGAGTTGGAAGGGATCGCCAATCGCACCGACTTCGACTTGCGACAACATTCAGCCTTCAGCGGAGAGGAGCTCACTTATTTCGATGAAGAGAGCGATGAACATATCTTGCCCTACGTGATCGAGCCCTCCGCTGGAGTGGATCGCTCTGTCCTGGCCCTCCTCGTCGATGCTTATGATGAGGAACCGGATAAGGAGGGGGTACGCATTATCCTCCATCTCGATAAGCAGATTGCGCCGATTAAGGTGGCTATCCTGCCTTTATCGAAAAAGGAATCTTTAATACAGGTCGCCAAGCAGGTTTGGTCTTTCTTACGCCCACACTTCATGACGGCGTATGATGATGCTCAGAGCATCGGACGTCGTTATCGCCGACAGGACGAGATTGGGACACCTTATTGCGTGACGATTGACTTCCAAACCTTAGAGGACCAGGCCGTCACCATCCGCGATCGCGATACGATGGCCCAGATACGTGTGCCCATCGCCGAGCTGAAGCAGATCCTTGCAGCCAAGCTCGCAGAGAGCTCCTGTAGTTGA